From a single Camelus bactrianus isolate YW-2024 breed Bactrian camel chromosome 11, ASM4877302v1, whole genome shotgun sequence genomic region:
- the ZNF32 gene encoding zinc finger protein 32 isoform X2 has product MFGFPTATLLDCHGRYAQNVAFFNVMTETHHKYDHSEATGSSSWDFQNSFRREKREQKSPDSKTLQEDTPGVRQRVYECQECGKSFRQKGSLTLHERIHTGQKPFECTHCGKSFRAKGNLVTHQRIHTGEKPYQCKECGKSFSQRGSLAVHERLHTGQKPYECAICQRSFRNQSNLAVHRRVHSGEKPYRCDQCGKAFSQKGSLIVHIRVHTGLKPYACTQCRKSFHTRGNCILHGKIHTGETPYLCGQCGKSFTQRGSLAVHQRSCSQRLTL; this is encoded by the exons ATGTTTGGATTTCCAACAGCTACCCTGCTGGACTGTCATGGAAGATATGCTCAGAATGTAGCATTTTTCA ATGTGATGACAGAAACCCACCACAAATATGATCACTCTGAGGCCACAGGATCCTCAAGCTGGGATTTCCAGAACTCTTTCAGAAGAGAGAAGCGGGAACAAAAATCCCCAGATTCTAAGACACTACAGGAAGATACACCTGGAGTGAGACAGAGGGTCTATGAGTGCCAGGAATGTGGAAAATCCTTCAGGCAAAAGGGTAGTCTAACATTACATGAGAGAATCCACACTGGGCAAAAGCCCTTTGAGTGTACCCATTGCGGAAAAAGCTTTAGGGCCAAAGGCAATCTCGTTACACATCAGCGGAtacacacaggagagaagccctatCAGTGCAAGGAGTGTGGGAAAAGCTTCAGTCAACGAGGTAGTCTGGCGGTTCACGAAAGACTCCACACTGGACAGAAACCCTACGAGTGTGCCATTTGTCAGAGAAGCTTCAGGAATCAAAGTAACCTTGCTGTTCATAGAAGAGTTCACAGTGGCGAGAAGCCTTATAGATGTGATCAGTGTGGAAAAGCCTTCAGTCAGAAAGGAAGCCTAATTGTTCACATCAGAGTCCACACGGGCCTGAAACCCTATGCCTGCACACAATGCAGGAAGAGTTTCCACACCAGGGGGAATTGTATCCTGCATGGCAAAATCCACACGGGGGAGACACCCTACCTGTGCGGCCAGTGTGGGAAGAGCTTCACTCAGAGAGGGAGTCTGGCTGTGCACCAGCGAAGCTGCTCACAAAGGCTCACCCTGTAG
- the ZNF32 gene encoding zinc finger protein 32 isoform X1, translating into MFGFPTATLLDCHGRYAQNVAFFTYWCILHDFPLILPDVMTETHHKYDHSEATGSSSWDFQNSFRREKREQKSPDSKTLQEDTPGVRQRVYECQECGKSFRQKGSLTLHERIHTGQKPFECTHCGKSFRAKGNLVTHQRIHTGEKPYQCKECGKSFSQRGSLAVHERLHTGQKPYECAICQRSFRNQSNLAVHRRVHSGEKPYRCDQCGKAFSQKGSLIVHIRVHTGLKPYACTQCRKSFHTRGNCILHGKIHTGETPYLCGQCGKSFTQRGSLAVHQRSCSQRLTL; encoded by the exons ATGTTTGGATTTCCAACAGCTACCCTGCTGGACTGTCATGGAAGATATGCTCAGAATGTAGCATTTTTCA CATATTGGTGCATCTTACATGACTTCCCTCTCATTTTACCAGATGTGATGACAGAAACCCACCACAAATATGATCACTCTGAGGCCACAGGATCCTCAAGCTGGGATTTCCAGAACTCTTTCAGAAGAGAGAAGCGGGAACAAAAATCCCCAGATTCTAAGACACTACAGGAAGATACACCTGGAGTGAGACAGAGGGTCTATGAGTGCCAGGAATGTGGAAAATCCTTCAGGCAAAAGGGTAGTCTAACATTACATGAGAGAATCCACACTGGGCAAAAGCCCTTTGAGTGTACCCATTGCGGAAAAAGCTTTAGGGCCAAAGGCAATCTCGTTACACATCAGCGGAtacacacaggagagaagccctatCAGTGCAAGGAGTGTGGGAAAAGCTTCAGTCAACGAGGTAGTCTGGCGGTTCACGAAAGACTCCACACTGGACAGAAACCCTACGAGTGTGCCATTTGTCAGAGAAGCTTCAGGAATCAAAGTAACCTTGCTGTTCATAGAAGAGTTCACAGTGGCGAGAAGCCTTATAGATGTGATCAGTGTGGAAAAGCCTTCAGTCAGAAAGGAAGCCTAATTGTTCACATCAGAGTCCACACGGGCCTGAAACCCTATGCCTGCACACAATGCAGGAAGAGTTTCCACACCAGGGGGAATTGTATCCTGCATGGCAAAATCCACACGGGGGAGACACCCTACCTGTGCGGCCAGTGTGGGAAGAGCTTCACTCAGAGAGGGAGTCTGGCTGTGCACCAGCGAAGCTGCTCACAAAGGCTCACCCTGTAG